A region of Paenimyroides aestuarii DNA encodes the following proteins:
- a CDS encoding GbsR/MarR family transcriptional regulator, with the protein MRQLLALDLFKEISEHYEVYYKLPPLTARIYTLFIFNNCKDGLTFDELVEIFQASKSSVSTSLNVLIEHNYIEQIKKENERKRYFRSNRNLFLKRLDDVLKRLKNEKEINIKLKEYRQSTCRDLFKQEAFDVYIDHLSDVTQSIEKTIQNLKLHIKPNEE; encoded by the coding sequence ATGCGGCAGCTTTTAGCGTTAGATCTCTTTAAAGAAATATCCGAACATTATGAGGTTTATTATAAACTACCGCCTTTAACTGCCCGTATTTACACGCTTTTTATCTTTAACAATTGCAAAGACGGCTTAACTTTTGATGAGCTTGTAGAGATTTTTCAAGCAAGCAAAAGTTCTGTTTCTACCAGTTTAAATGTTTTAATAGAACACAATTATATCGAACAAATAAAAAAAGAAAACGAACGCAAACGTTATTTTAGAAGCAACCGAAATTTATTTTTAAAACGTTTAGATGATGTTTTAAAACGCTTAAAAAACGAAAAAGAAATCAATATAAAATTAAAAGAATACCGACAGTCAACTTGCAGAGATTTGTTCAAACAGGAAGCTTTTGATGTGTATATTGACCATTTAAGCGACGTGACCCAATCAATAGAGAAAACAATTCAAAACCTAAAACTCCATATTAAACCAAATGAAGAATAA